A genome region from Christensenella minuta includes the following:
- a CDS encoding tyrosine-protein phosphatase, whose protein sequence is MKYTDIHSHIIPYIDDGADDIETSIEMAEIAVSEGIESIVCTPHAISGYDELISEANEQREELQRRLDFRGIPLRLYQGFEVYVGEAFLDYEYPERLAMNGGTHILIETDFERIPACMEEVLYLLRITGLTPILAHPERYLYLKKDIAACEVWKSGGMLFQINAGSLTGQYGGTAQKTARKLLKKGYADFIGTDAHSAGRRAPLIKGGLAECGKRFGQSMVSRLLENNKSLTE, encoded by the coding sequence ATGAAATACACAGACATCCACTCCCACATTATCCCTTATATTGACGACGGGGCGGACGACATCGAAACCAGTATTGAAATGGCAGAGATTGCCGTTTCCGAAGGAATTGAGAGCATCGTTTGCACGCCGCACGCGATTTCGGGGTATGACGAATTGATATCAGAGGCAAATGAACAAAGGGAGGAACTGCAGCGGCGGCTCGATTTCCGCGGCATTCCCCTCCGGCTTTACCAGGGCTTTGAAGTATATGTAGGCGAAGCCTTTTTGGATTACGAGTATCCGGAGCGCCTCGCGATGAACGGCGGAACGCATATTCTGATCGAAACGGATTTCGAGCGGATCCCGGCTTGCATGGAAGAGGTGCTTTATTTACTGCGGATTACGGGCCTGACTCCAATTCTGGCCCATCCGGAACGGTATCTTTACCTCAAAAAAGATATTGCGGCCTGCGAGGTGTGGAAAAGCGGCGGTATGCTGTTTCAAATCAATGCCGGGAGCCTGACCGGGCAATACGGCGGCACTGCGCAAAAAACAGCACGGAAGCTGCTCAAAAAAGGATATGCGGATTTTATCGGGACGGATGCGCACTCGGCAGGCAGGCGCGCTCCGCTTATAAAAGGCGGTCTTGCGGAATGCGGAAAGCGCTTCGGGCAATCCATGGTGAGCCGGCTGTTGGAGAATAACAAAAGTTTAACGGAATAG
- a CDS encoding glycosyltransferase family 4 protein, whose amino-acid sequence MKVLFVHEGYLFRKNGNVCSYAYSKKTVQRYKAIAEEVVFLSREDNSLGNDGQYNVLDEPGFKFVGVKNFKSLKGLRNLSEVKKTVRRTVEDADFIVARVSDLGFYATQYAKQLNKPVLVEVVGCSRDALWHHSLQGKLLAVPSFLKEKKMVKNAHYVLYVTQFFLQKRYPSGAKTLACSNVELGETDNSIVDKRIKKIDGMENKTITLGTLAAVDLKYKGFETAIKAIKQLVNEGYAIQYRIAGPGNSEWLQKIINRYQLQGSVMIQGPIQHDHVFEWLDTIDIYIQPSITEGLPRALIEAMSRACPCIGSNAGGIGELLTESYMFPKKDDKALTKLLRSIRKEDLIECSRANYERAKDYRQEVLENRRNQFYREFSETLEKGTSNE is encoded by the coding sequence TTGAAAGTACTATTTGTGCACGAAGGATACCTGTTCAGGAAAAATGGAAATGTTTGCAGCTATGCATATAGTAAAAAAACCGTCCAACGCTACAAAGCGATAGCAGAAGAAGTAGTTTTCTTAAGCAGGGAAGACAACTCACTGGGGAATGATGGACAGTATAATGTTTTAGATGAACCAGGATTCAAGTTTGTAGGTGTAAAAAATTTCAAATCGCTTAAAGGCCTCAGGAACCTTTCGGAAGTTAAGAAGACGGTACGGCGTACGGTGGAAGATGCTGATTTTATTGTGGCCAGGGTGAGTGATCTTGGATTTTACGCAACTCAATATGCAAAACAACTTAATAAGCCTGTTTTGGTAGAAGTGGTTGGTTGCTCGCGGGATGCCTTGTGGCACCATAGCCTTCAGGGAAAGCTTTTGGCGGTCCCTTCTTTTTTAAAAGAGAAAAAAATGGTGAAAAACGCTCATTATGTTTTATATGTGACGCAGTTTTTTTTGCAAAAACGATATCCGTCAGGCGCAAAGACATTAGCCTGCTCAAATGTTGAACTCGGCGAGACTGATAACAGTATTGTGGATAAGCGGATTAAGAAAATTGATGGTATGGAAAACAAAACGATAACCCTGGGAACGCTTGCAGCGGTCGATCTGAAGTATAAAGGCTTTGAAACCGCGATAAAGGCAATAAAGCAATTGGTAAACGAAGGTTATGCCATCCAATACAGGATAGCTGGTCCGGGAAACTCGGAATGGCTCCAAAAAATTATAAACAGGTATCAGCTGCAAGGGAGCGTGATGATTCAGGGCCCAATTCAACATGACCATGTATTTGAATGGCTGGATACTATAGATATTTATATCCAGCCTAGTATAACGGAGGGGTTGCCGAGGGCATTGATAGAAGCCATGAGCCGTGCGTGCCCGTGTATTGGCTCTAATGCGGGTGGAATCGGAGAACTATTAACGGAATCATATATGTTCCCTAAAAAGGATGATAAAGCTTTAACGAAGCTTTTGCGTTCTATCCGTAAAGAGGACTTGATAGAGTGCAGCCGCGCAAATTACGAGCGTGCAAAGGATTACAGGCAAGAGGTGCTGGAAAACAGAAGGAATCAATTTTATCGGGAATTTTCCGAAACGCTGGAAAAGGGGACATCCAATGAATAG
- a CDS encoding O-antigen polymerase → MIYILLILLVMQFILAYLITNGDLLSPWVDTCIVFIVSATFVMFNKTKWEVEISALTVIVIFTGIAALGVGELVARRLIEPKKVVALKGIDDTKCGKEKSEIIVPAFATVAITSFMLFVLLYCIYQVNTIGTAYGGVGTQGDILNSYRLQSLSDEYSTSSLLKIGTLLCEVFASIYTFILLYNAIFLRWKKSCIVLFLPVLLFLILTIYSGNRSPFIHYIVFIIVVMAILYGMKNNWTKRPNRKILIAGISGIAIFFLIFSLMGFFMNRVDSLEDSMQNIAGYTGGAIPALDRFLTSFTYDIGQMGKETMQGLNRIAQSIGYSDVDAIPRHLEFINAGNMRINIYTSFRRYLHDFNYAGLYTLQFLIGFIYTSCYMAIKNGKFRNTNLAVILYASLSYPIFMQSIDEQFLTSLLTSTMLIKVISTAVIFNILIYMSNTAKRSGRKGISTAKKRTLYE, encoded by the coding sequence TTGATATATATTTTATTAATTCTGCTTGTAATGCAGTTTATTTTAGCATATCTTATTACGAACGGCGACTTGCTTTCTCCTTGGGTAGATACATGCATTGTTTTCATTGTCAGTGCGACATTTGTTATGTTTAACAAAACGAAATGGGAGGTGGAAATCAGTGCTCTTACGGTCATAGTTATTTTTACCGGGATTGCAGCCCTCGGCGTGGGGGAACTTGTTGCAAGGAGACTTATCGAACCTAAAAAAGTTGTTGCACTGAAAGGCATAGATGATACAAAGTGCGGCAAGGAAAAAAGTGAAATCATAGTACCGGCCTTTGCGACAGTTGCTATAACGAGCTTTATGTTGTTTGTACTACTATATTGTATCTACCAAGTCAATACAATAGGAACTGCTTATGGAGGGGTGGGTACGCAGGGAGATATTTTGAACAGTTATCGATTGCAGTCCCTGAGTGATGAGTATTCAACGAGCTCCCTGCTAAAAATAGGGACGCTTTTGTGCGAGGTTTTTGCAAGTATATATACATTTATTCTACTGTATAATGCTATATTTTTACGGTGGAAAAAAAGCTGTATTGTCTTATTTCTGCCTGTTTTATTGTTTTTGATCCTAACGATTTATTCGGGAAATCGATCTCCCTTTATACATTATATTGTTTTTATCATTGTTGTTATGGCAATTTTGTATGGGATGAAAAACAATTGGACAAAGCGTCCCAACCGCAAAATTTTAATCGCAGGGATAAGCGGAATAGCAATATTCTTTTTGATATTTTCCCTGATGGGATTTTTTATGAACCGTGTTGACAGTTTGGAAGACTCAATGCAAAATATTGCGGGCTATACGGGAGGAGCGATTCCGGCACTGGACCGTTTCTTAACTTCCTTCACTTATGATATTGGGCAGATGGGAAAGGAAACAATGCAAGGCCTGAACAGAATTGCGCAATCGATAGGATATTCGGATGTAGATGCGATTCCGAGACATTTGGAATTTATCAATGCAGGGAATATGCGCATTAATATTTATACAAGTTTCAGACGCTATTTACATGACTTTAATTATGCAGGTCTATATACGTTACAGTTCCTGATTGGTTTTATTTATACTTCTTGCTATATGGCAATTAAAAACGGAAAATTTCGCAATACAAATTTGGCGGTCATCTTATACGCCAGCCTAAGTTATCCAATTTTTATGCAAAGTATAGACGAACAATTTTTGACAAGCCTCCTGACCAGCACAATGCTGATAAAAGTAATAAGCACCGCTGTAATATTCAATATTTTGATCTACATGTCAAATACTGCGAAGCGTTCCGGAAGAAAAGGGATCAGTACTGCAAAAAAGAGGACATTATATGAGTAG
- a CDS encoding MATE family efflux transporter, translating to MSRLSDALKNISYTFSANIIILLISGVLTLVVPKLLGPEEYGYWQLYVFYMSYVGLFHLGWCDGVYLRYGGRNYKQLDKPKFVTQFWLLFLMECILGTIVIFATSMLQDGNKEFVLIMTVIYGLVINPRYFLLFTLQGTNLIKEYAKIIILDRVVYCAATAVVLLCGGRDFKLLIYADIFARIVSMIYAVIICKEIVFGKPTPLKPALAEAKKNISAGSKLMFANIAGNLIVGVVRLGIEKQWSIEVFGKISLTLSISSMLLTFISAIAMVLFPMLRRASQDAINDIYASLRTCLMLILLGVMVLYYPVKEGLSLWLPQYAESLKYMALLFPVCIFESKVSMLTNTYLKTVRKEKWILYVNLVSFLLSIAFTIITVFVMRNLTVAIVAIVILLAFKSILAEYMLSKVININILKDTLYELVLVVGFMIFSWAIHSWISTVLYALLYILYLFLKKEDIKQAVVTIKRFA from the coding sequence ATGAGTAGATTATCTGATGCCTTAAAAAATATATCGTATACGTTTTCAGCCAATATTATTATTTTACTGATTTCCGGCGTATTAACGCTGGTCGTCCCCAAGCTTTTGGGACCAGAAGAATATGGATATTGGCAATTATACGTTTTTTACATGTCGTATGTTGGTCTTTTTCATTTGGGTTGGTGCGACGGTGTTTATTTGCGCTATGGAGGGCGAAACTATAAGCAGCTGGACAAACCGAAATTTGTAACGCAATTTTGGCTGCTTTTCCTTATGGAGTGCATCTTAGGAACAATTGTTATTTTTGCAACTTCGATGCTGCAGGACGGTAATAAGGAGTTCGTACTTATTATGACAGTCATATACGGGCTGGTTATAAATCCAAGATACTTCCTGCTGTTCACGCTTCAAGGAACCAATCTTATCAAAGAATATGCCAAAATCATTATACTGGACCGTGTCGTTTACTGTGCCGCTACGGCTGTTGTTCTTTTATGCGGAGGCAGGGATTTTAAACTCTTAATATATGCTGATATTTTTGCGAGAATAGTATCTATGATTTACGCAGTTATAATATGTAAAGAAATTGTTTTTGGCAAACCGACCCCCTTAAAACCGGCCCTGGCAGAAGCAAAAAAGAATATATCAGCAGGAAGCAAGTTAATGTTTGCCAATATAGCGGGGAATCTTATTGTTGGAGTTGTCCGACTGGGAATTGAGAAGCAATGGAGCATCGAGGTTTTTGGAAAGATATCGTTGACGTTAAGCATTTCAAGCATGCTGCTGACCTTTATAAGCGCAATCGCCATGGTTCTTTTTCCAATGCTCAGACGTGCGAGCCAGGATGCGATAAATGATATATATGCTTCCCTGAGAACGTGTTTAATGCTTATTCTCTTAGGGGTTATGGTTTTGTATTATCCGGTTAAAGAAGGCTTGTCCTTATGGCTTCCCCAATATGCGGAAAGTTTGAAATATATGGCGCTTCTTTTTCCTGTTTGTATTTTCGAAAGCAAGGTATCGATGCTGACCAATACATATCTGAAGACTGTGAGAAAAGAAAAATGGATTCTGTATGTAAATTTAGTTTCTTTTTTGCTCAGTATCGCTTTTACAATTATTACAGTATTTGTTATGCGGAATTTAACCGTTGCAATTGTTGCTATCGTTATATTATTAGCGTTCAAAAGCATATTGGCGGAATATATGCTATCCAAAGTCATAAACATAAATATTTTAAAAGATACTCTCTATGAATTAGTTCTGGTTGTTGGGTTTATGATTTTCAGTTGGGCGATTCATTCATGGATTAGCACGGTGTTATATGCATTACTTTACATACTCTATCTGTTTCTGAAGAAAGAAGATATAAAACAGGCCGTAGTTACGATAAAGCGGTTTGCATGA
- a CDS encoding SDR family oxidoreductase, whose amino-acid sequence MDFSDLTFKPGSVFLVTGGAGFIGSNLCEAILRMGCRVKCMDDFSTGRTENIEPFKKHEAFILLEGDIRDYETCFSACKGVDYVLHQAAWGSVPRSIKMPLLYEQINISGSLNMLEASRQNNVKKFVYASSSSVYGDTNIFPQKEGNEGKVLSPYALTKRVVEEYARLYTKLYGLDTYGLRYFNVFGRRQNPEGDYAAVIPKFINLLMNGKKATIYGDGMQSRDFTYIDNVIEANLRACMAGTNAAGECFNIACGDTISLLQVYRTICDLLDIEREPLFAEKRAGDIILSNADISRARKKLGYHPKYDFYTGLKCAVEYYRQAARCSQTQEKNFKA is encoded by the coding sequence ATGGATTTTAGCGATTTGACATTCAAACCGGGATCTGTTTTTTTGGTGACGGGCGGAGCCGGGTTTATCGGCTCGAATCTTTGCGAGGCAATCCTTAGGATGGGTTGCCGCGTTAAATGCATGGACGATTTTTCAACGGGGAGAACTGAAAATATAGAACCATTTAAAAAACATGAAGCCTTTATTCTCCTGGAAGGAGACATCCGGGATTATGAGACATGTTTCTCAGCCTGCAAAGGGGTAGATTACGTGCTGCATCAAGCTGCCTGGGGAAGTGTTCCGCGCAGCATAAAAATGCCGCTGCTGTATGAGCAGATTAATATAAGCGGGAGCCTGAATATGTTAGAAGCGTCAAGGCAAAACAATGTGAAAAAATTTGTTTACGCATCAAGTTCTTCTGTTTATGGCGATACAAATATTTTTCCCCAAAAAGAAGGGAATGAAGGAAAGGTTCTTTCGCCGTATGCGCTCACCAAAAGAGTAGTAGAGGAGTATGCAAGGCTTTATACAAAATTATATGGATTAGATACCTATGGTCTGCGATATTTTAATGTGTTTGGGAGAAGGCAAAATCCAGAGGGCGACTATGCTGCGGTCATTCCAAAATTTATCAATCTGTTGATGAACGGGAAGAAAGCCACCATTTATGGGGATGGGATGCAATCGAGAGACTTTACCTATATTGATAATGTAATTGAGGCGAACCTGCGCGCATGTATGGCAGGCACAAATGCTGCGGGAGAATGCTTTAATATTGCGTGCGGGGATACAATCTCCCTGCTTCAGGTTTACCGGACTATATGCGATTTATTGGATATTGAAAGGGAGCCGTTGTTTGCTGAGAAGAGAGCGGGAGATATCATTCTGTCTAATGCTGATATTTCCAGAGCGCGGAAAAAACTGGGCTATCACCCGAAATATGATTTTTATACCGGATTGAAATGCGCAGTTGAATATTACAGGCAGGCCGCGCGTTGCAGCCAAACTCAGGAAAAGAATTTTAAGGCATGA
- a CDS encoding nucleotide sugar dehydrogenase, translating into MNSLYHSIKNQESKMAVIGLGYVGLPLAVEFAKKTKTIGFDINEDKIRTYLDGIDPTNEVGDHEIQHTSLHFTSDERELAEAAFFIVAVPTPIYSDNIPNLEPLKKANEILGRNIKKGSVIVYESTVYPGVTEEICVPVLEKTSGMKCGVDFKIGYSPERINPGDKAHRLSSITKIVAGMDEETAELIANIYELVVDQGIYRAESIKVAEAAKVIENTQRDINIAFMNELAILFNRMGIDTNAVLKAAATKWNFLDFKPGLVGGHCIGVDPYYLTYKAQQVGYMPNVILAGRKINDRMGFFVVETLIKMMIHANIKIKGAKVAVLGIAFKENCPDVRNTQVIKIIEALKDYGVEIIVADPVADEEETKRSYGISLSELSRIEGADAVILAVSHDSLVKIEPKQFDRMYTGNTTGNKIIFDVKSALQQEKFLDAGYIYRRL; encoded by the coding sequence ATGAATAGTTTGTACCATAGTATCAAAAATCAAGAATCAAAGATGGCGGTTATTGGGTTAGGATATGTAGGATTGCCCCTTGCTGTCGAATTCGCTAAAAAAACAAAAACGATTGGGTTTGATATAAATGAAGACAAAATAAGAACTTATTTAGACGGAATTGATCCTACCAATGAGGTAGGGGATCATGAAATCCAACACACTTCGTTGCATTTTACGAGCGATGAGCGGGAATTGGCAGAGGCCGCCTTTTTTATTGTTGCGGTGCCTACTCCGATTTATTCGGATAATATACCGAATCTGGAGCCGCTTAAAAAAGCAAATGAAATTTTAGGGAGAAATATAAAAAAAGGTTCCGTTATTGTTTATGAATCGACGGTTTATCCTGGAGTAACGGAAGAAATCTGTGTTCCGGTTCTGGAAAAAACATCTGGTATGAAATGCGGAGTTGATTTTAAGATAGGGTATTCGCCCGAACGGATTAATCCAGGGGATAAGGCGCATCGACTGAGCAGTATAACAAAAATAGTCGCCGGAATGGACGAAGAAACGGCAGAATTAATCGCCAATATTTATGAACTGGTCGTGGATCAGGGAATATACCGCGCTGAGAGCATAAAAGTAGCAGAAGCGGCGAAGGTGATTGAAAATACACAAAGAGATATCAATATTGCGTTTATGAATGAATTAGCAATTCTATTTAACCGAATGGGGATCGATACCAATGCAGTATTAAAAGCGGCTGCAACGAAATGGAATTTTTTGGATTTTAAACCGGGGCTTGTAGGGGGTCATTGTATCGGGGTGGACCCATACTATCTGACTTACAAAGCGCAGCAAGTAGGGTATATGCCGAATGTCATTCTTGCAGGACGTAAGATAAACGACAGAATGGGATTTTTTGTAGTTGAAACTTTGATTAAAATGATGATCCATGCAAATATAAAGATCAAAGGGGCGAAAGTAGCTGTATTAGGGATTGCCTTTAAAGAGAATTGTCCCGATGTAAGAAATACGCAAGTCATCAAAATAATCGAGGCATTAAAGGATTATGGAGTGGAAATTATAGTGGCTGATCCTGTGGCGGATGAGGAAGAAACAAAAAGGAGCTATGGAATTTCACTGAGTGAATTGAGCCGCATAGAAGGAGCCGATGCTGTGATTTTGGCTGTTTCCCATGATAGCCTTGTAAAAATAGAGCCGAAACAATTTGATAGGATGTACACGGGAAATACTACCGGCAACAAAATAATATTCGATGTGAAAAGCGCTTTACAACAAGAGAAATTTTTGGATGCAGGCTATATTTATAGGAGACTTTAA
- a CDS encoding VanW family protein, producing MTGQGNREPELLVLQEKEKGFRGGQPSRKWIAVIIGAVAVAAAFFIILKLFPGMQPANPDTFAEGVVVLDCDLSGLSYAEGEASVKSAAERKTDEQTVAYEIAGKQYTVTGREAGMVIDYSQALADAFAYGKNGNAGPERIFDCTVSADPVLIREEVAKNVPDTETNGAEGALEKTADEEKKLTGYELNEQFAETPVVDVDKLAEGIAAEIAVSGRGPVIAEEKAGGPGANAIEVRGSYGTAIEHPELDSAYNIWKASDLLNTTKIGPGETWSMKEAFGTLGEEDGWKLANELIGQKIEKVPGGGLNHLASTVYAAALTAGLEIEEHTSRPWPADYIDAGLDADIFSEGADLALRNASDHPVYLVIECDAEGKSLTVSFLGQPFEDGLERQVESETVTENGDLGGVTAEVSLKKGGVTETLFEVDYQADGTSR from the coding sequence ATGACAGGACAGGGAAACAGAGAGCCGGAGCTGCTCGTATTACAAGAAAAGGAAAAAGGATTCCGGGGAGGCCAACCTTCCCGGAAATGGATCGCGGTCATCATCGGAGCGGTTGCCGTAGCGGCGGCTTTTTTTATTATACTGAAACTATTTCCGGGGATGCAGCCGGCGAATCCGGACACCTTCGCGGAAGGCGTCGTTGTGCTTGACTGCGACCTATCCGGCCTAAGCTATGCGGAAGGGGAAGCATCGGTGAAAAGTGCGGCGGAGCGTAAAACAGATGAACAAACCGTAGCCTACGAGATCGCAGGGAAACAATATACGGTCACCGGCAGGGAAGCGGGGATGGTCATCGATTACAGCCAGGCGCTGGCGGATGCGTTTGCGTACGGAAAAAACGGAAACGCCGGACCGGAGCGCATATTTGATTGCACCGTCTCGGCTGACCCGGTATTGATTCGGGAAGAAGTCGCGAAAAATGTTCCGGATACCGAAACGAACGGCGCCGAAGGCGCTCTTGAAAAAACCGCGGATGAAGAAAAGAAACTGACGGGATATGAACTCAATGAGCAATTCGCGGAGACGCCCGTCGTCGATGTGGATAAGCTGGCGGAGGGAATCGCCGCGGAAATAGCGGTTTCCGGCCGCGGACCGGTGATCGCGGAGGAAAAGGCCGGCGGCCCGGGTGCAAACGCCATAGAGGTGCGGGGCAGCTACGGGACCGCAATAGAGCACCCGGAGCTTGACAGCGCTTACAATATCTGGAAAGCAAGCGACCTGCTGAACACCACGAAGATCGGACCGGGCGAAACCTGGTCCATGAAGGAAGCGTTCGGAACGCTCGGGGAAGAGGACGGCTGGAAACTGGCCAACGAGTTGATCGGCCAAAAGATCGAAAAGGTTCCGGGCGGCGGACTCAATCACCTGGCGTCCACGGTTTATGCGGCGGCGCTTACAGCCGGGCTGGAGATCGAAGAACATACCTCAAGGCCGTGGCCTGCGGATTATATCGACGCGGGCCTGGATGCGGATATTTTTTCCGAAGGAGCGGATCTTGCATTGCGGAATGCCTCGGACCACCCGGTTTACCTCGTCATCGAATGTGACGCGGAGGGTAAGAGCCTGACGGTTTCATTTCTTGGCCAGCCGTTTGAAGACGGACTGGAACGGCAGGTCGAAAGCGAAACGGTGACGGAAAATGGAGACCTTGGCGGCGTGACCGCCGAGGTGTCGCTGAAGAAGGGCGGCGTTACGGAAACGTTGTTTGAAGTGGACTACCAGGCGGACGGGACATCAAGATAG
- a CDS encoding CpsD/CapB family tyrosine-protein kinase, whose protein sequence is MDIDYKKQALEAFNTIQTNIGFLGIDHDIRTIMVTSSIKGEGKSTVTSNIANSYAFSQKRVLLVDCDMRNPTVHRVLELPNRKGLADLIMAGREGQDAGDYITHYGPYFDVLTAGHRPPNPTELLGSKRMEALIGLFSGQYDYVILDTPPVLLVPDAIALHPYVDGILLVVRHGYTTKEVLEDCKKAWEVAGTKPSACILNAIPDMQKRYSYYGYYDYEETQPAKGRGKNRRQPVIKREERQEKDMYTSIAKEAKEPHSRKDIHGAEPAEPEFIRKANTSGQGFQRQADRTKRKLH, encoded by the coding sequence ATGGATATCGATTATAAAAAACAAGCGCTCGAAGCGTTCAACACAATACAGACCAATATTGGCTTTCTGGGGATCGATCATGACATCAGGACGATCATGGTCACAAGCTCCATTAAGGGAGAGGGAAAATCCACGGTTACCAGCAACATTGCCAACTCTTATGCGTTTTCCCAAAAGAGGGTGCTTCTGGTGGATTGCGATATGCGGAACCCGACGGTGCACCGGGTACTGGAGCTGCCCAACCGCAAGGGCCTCGCTGACCTTATCATGGCTGGACGGGAAGGGCAGGACGCGGGGGACTACATTACCCACTATGGCCCGTATTTTGACGTATTGACCGCCGGCCACCGGCCGCCCAATCCAACCGAGCTGCTGGGGTCTAAACGAATGGAAGCGCTGATCGGCCTTTTTTCAGGGCAATACGATTATGTTATCCTCGATACGCCTCCTGTGCTCCTGGTGCCGGACGCCATCGCCCTGCATCCCTATGTGGACGGGATACTTCTGGTCGTACGGCATGGATACACAACAAAGGAAGTGCTGGAGGACTGCAAAAAGGCATGGGAGGTCGCGGGCACCAAGCCGTCGGCCTGCATCCTGAACGCGATCCCGGATATGCAGAAGCGTTATTCTTATTATGGATATTATGACTACGAAGAGACCCAGCCCGCGAAGGGCAGGGGAAAGAACCGCAGGCAGCCTGTCATCAAACGGGAAGAACGGCAGGAAAAGGATATGTATACCTCCATTGCAAAGGAGGCGAAAGAACCGCACAGCCGGAAGGACATCCACGGTGCGGAGCCTGCGGAGCCCGAGTTCATACGGAAGGCGAATACTTCCGGACAGGGCTTTCAACGGCAGGCCGACAGGACGAAAAGAAAACTACATTAA
- the srtB gene encoding class B sortase yields the protein MEKETKRHSVKRRTLVVILVTAMIILAAAVIGLLVLSDWERRDEALNEQMQQIAQRTMEPSPTGQPEITETASQAPNVPIDFAALRTQNQDIYAWITVPGTDVDYPIVQNPLDDSFYLTHNLAGQESVEGAIYTERFNSKDFTDPNTVIYGHNMKNGSMFAGLHQYEDKAFFDENREIVVYTPEKKLTYRIFAAYASGNEHIMQAYDFTDQSVFTRYLDGIFNIRDMKANIDSGMTVTDRDKILTLSTCVKGQDEKRYLVQAVLETDE from the coding sequence ATGGAAAAAGAAACGAAACGGCATTCGGTAAAAAGAAGAACGCTGGTCGTAATCCTGGTGACCGCTATGATTATACTGGCGGCGGCGGTTATCGGTCTCTTGGTCCTTTCGGACTGGGAACGGCGGGATGAGGCGCTTAACGAACAGATGCAGCAAATCGCGCAAAGAACGATGGAGCCATCGCCCACCGGACAGCCTGAAATAACAGAAACGGCTTCGCAGGCGCCGAATGTCCCCATTGATTTTGCGGCCCTACGGACCCAAAACCAAGATATTTACGCATGGATTACAGTGCCGGGTACGGATGTTGACTATCCTATCGTGCAGAATCCGCTGGACGATTCCTTTTACCTGACCCATAACCTGGCAGGCCAGGAGTCGGTGGAAGGAGCGATCTATACGGAACGGTTCAACAGCAAGGATTTTACAGACCCTAACACCGTTATCTACGGACACAATATGAAAAACGGTTCGATGTTTGCAGGGCTGCACCAATATGAAGACAAGGCGTTTTTCGATGAAAACCGGGAAATAGTCGTTTATACGCCGGAAAAAAAGCTGACCTACCGGATTTTTGCGGCTTATGCGTCCGGAAACGAGCACATCATGCAAGCATATGATTTTACCGACCAGTCCGTATTTACGCGGTATCTTGACGGGATTTTCAACATAAGGGATATGAAGGCCAATATCGACAGCGGCATGACGGTCACAGACCGGGATAAAATACTGACGCTTTCCACCTGCGTTAAAGGACAGGACGAAAAACGATATTTGGTACAGGCGGTGCTAGAGACTGATGAGTAA
- a CDS encoding YveK family protein: protein MEFTIRDVGKMLKKSWIIVVALAILGAMAGYFVSEYVIDKKYEATAMMIVSSTNTSAESGAQMTINDYNLNTKLVNSYSVLCKSEKVLTQVEEKLNIDPGKKDLSEMIAVSAKSDTDIINISVTDTSPQFAQEVANTLVDVFQQEVMNIMKMDNVQVIDYATVPTVPSSPNVMLNTAVAGILGLILGLIIAVLRYILDDTVKDVDSITEIMDVPVIGSIPKFN from the coding sequence ATGGAATTTACAATTCGCGACGTTGGGAAGATGCTCAAAAAGAGCTGGATCATTGTGGTGGCGCTGGCAATACTGGGAGCGATGGCGGGATATTTCGTATCCGAATACGTAATCGACAAAAAATACGAGGCGACCGCTATGATGATCGTGAGCTCCACAAATACAAGCGCCGAATCGGGCGCGCAAATGACGATCAACGATTATAACCTGAACACAAAGCTGGTCAATTCATACAGTGTACTGTGCAAGTCGGAAAAAGTGCTCACGCAGGTGGAGGAGAAGCTTAATATCGACCCCGGCAAAAAGGATCTTTCCGAGATGATCGCCGTCAGCGCAAAATCCGATACGGACATTATCAACATTTCCGTGACGGATACCTCTCCGCAGTTTGCGCAGGAAGTTGCCAACACTTTGGTCGACGTGTTCCAGCAGGAAGTGATGAATATCATGAAGATGGACAACGTACAGGTGATCGACTACGCGACCGTTCCTACTGTGCCTTCCAGCCCGAACGTCATGCTGAATACGGCGGTTGCGGGCATTCTCGGCCTGATTCTCGGCCTTATCATCGCGGTGCTGCGGTATATCCTCGACGATACGGTCAAGGATGTGGACAGCATTACGGAGATTATGGACGTACCGGTGATCGGCAGCATCCCGAAATTTAACTGA